In a genomic window of Anas acuta chromosome 9, bAnaAcu1.1, whole genome shotgun sequence:
- the ECEL1 gene encoding endothelin-converting enzyme-like 1, which yields MEKTYSLTAHYDEFQEVKYVSRYQSGTLPNGFALQLGAGAKKRGGGLPRWSRREICLLSGLVFAAGLCVILTCMLVLKYLAAEGDSYCLEGCQEKKAFLRASRFLSANMDATIDPCQDFYSFACGGWLRRHGIPEDKLVYGTIGAIAEQNEAKLRALLSRPVRRRAPASAERKVKEFFRSCLDRAEIDRLGPRPMLEVIGECGGWDASPGRGDLNELLYKTQGVYSAAVLFSLTVSLDDRNTSRYVIRIDQDGLTLPERTLYLGQDEESEKILAAYRVFMERLLTLLGAEHVEQKAQEILQLEQHLANITVSEYDDVRRDVSSMYHKVTLGELQRITPTLKWKRLLDRIFHDNFSEDEEVVLLATDYMHKVSDLIRVTPSRILHNYMLWRIVVVLSEHLSTPFRDAIHELSKEMEGNEKQLEPGKVCLSQANKHFGMALGALFVEEYFSSASKAKVQQLVEDIKYILDQRLDELDWMDEETRRAARAKLQYMMVMIGYPDFLLKPEAIDKEYEFEVDEKTYFKNILNSIAFSIRLSVKKIRQEVDKSAWLLPPQALNAYYLPNKNQMVFPAGILQPTLYDPEFPQSLNYGGIGTIIGHELTHGYDDWGGQYDRHGNLVHWWTETSYSKFLKKAQCIVNLYDNFTVYNQRVNGKHTLGENIADMGGLKLAYYAYQKWVREHGPEHPLHHLKYTHDQLFFIAFAQNWCIKRRSQSIYLQVLTDKHAPEHYRVLGSVSQFEEFGRVFHCPKNSPMNPAHKCSVW from the exons ATGGAGAAGACCTACTCGCTGACGGCCCACTACGACGAGTTCCAGGAGGTGAAATACGTGAGCCGGTACCAGAGCGGCACGCTGCCCAACGGCTTCGCCCTCCAGCTGGGTGCCGGGGCCAAGAAACGGGGCGGGGGGCTGCCCCGCTGGAGCCGCCGGGAGATCTGCCTGCTCTCGGGGCTGGTGTTCGCCGCCGGGCTCTGCGTCATCCTGACGTGCATGTTGGTCCTCAAATACCTGGCGGCCGAAGGGGACAGCTACTGCCTGGAGGGCTGCCAGGAGAAGAAAGCCTTCCTGCGGGCGTCCCGCTTCCTCAGCGCTAACATGGATGCCACCATCGACCCCTGCCAGGATTTCTACTCCTTTGCCTGCGGCGGGTGGCTCCGGCGGCACGGCATCCCCGAGGACAAGCTGGTGTACGGCACCATCGGGGCCATCGCCGAGCAGAACGAGGCCAAGCTGCGGGCGCTGCTGAGCCGCCCCGTGCGCCGCCGAGCCCCCGCCTCGGCCGAGAGGAAGGTGAAGGAGTTTTTTCGCTCCTGCCTGGACCGGGCTGAGATCGACCGGCTGGGCCCGCGGCCCATGCTGGAGGTGATCGGGGAGTGCGGCGGCTGGGACGCCTCGCCGGGCCGCGGGGACCTCAACGAGCTGCTCTACAAGACGCAGGGGGTCTACAGCGCCGCCGTGCTCTTCTCGCTCACCGTCAGCCTGGACGACAGGAACACCTCCCGCTACGTCATCCGG ATTGACCAGGATGGGCTGACGCTGCCCGAGCGGACCCTCTACCTGGGGCAGGATGAGGAGAGCGAGaag ATCCTGGCTGCATACCGGGTCTTCATGGAGCGGCTGCTCACCCTCCTGGGGGCCGAGCACGTGGAGCAGAAGGCGCAGGAGATcctccagctggagcagcacctCGCCAAC ATCACGGTGTCCGAGTACGACGACGTGCGGAGGGATGTCAGCTCCATGTACCACAAAGTCACCCTGGGCGAGCTGCAGCGCATCACCCCCACG CTCAAGTGGAAGCGCTTGCTGGACCGCATCTTCCACGACAACTTCTCGGAGGACGAGgaggtggtgctgctggccacCGACTACATGCACAAGGTGTCCGACCTCATCCGCGTGACGCCCAGCAG GATCCTCCACAACTACATGCTGTGGCGCATCGTGGTGGTGCTGAGCGAGCACCTCTCCACCCCGTTCCGCGACGCCATCCACGAGCTCTCCAAGGAGATGGAGGGCAACGAGAAGCAGCTGGAGCCGGGCAAGGTCTGCCTGAGCCAGGCCAACAAGCACTTTGGCATGGCCCTGGGTGCCCTCTTCGTCGAGGAGTACTTCTCCTCCGCCAGCAAGGCCAAG GTGCAGCAGCTGGTGGAGGACATCAAATACATCCTGGACCAGCGCCTGGATGAGCTGGACTGGATGGACGAGGAGACGCGGAGAGCGGCCAGGGCCAAG ctccagTACATGATGGTGATGATCGGGTACCCCGACTTCCTGCTGAAACCGGAGGCCATCGACAAGGAGTATGAG TTTGAGGTGGACGAGAAGACCTACTTCAAGAACATCCTCAACAGCATTGCCTTCAGCATCAGGCTCTCGGTGAAGAAGATCCGGCAGGAGGTGGACAAGTCCGC gtggctgctgcccccccaggCGCTCAATGCCTACTACCTGCCCAACAAGAACCAGATGG TGTTCCCCGCCGGCATCCTGCAGCCAACCCTCTACGACCCCGAGTTCCCGCA GTCGCTGAACTACGGTGGGATCGGCACCATCATCGGGCACGAGCTGACCCACGGCTACGACGACTGGG ggggGCAGTACGACCGGCACGGGAACCTGGTGCACTGGTGGACGGAGACGTCCTACAGCAAGTTCCTGAAGAAGGCGCAGTGCATCGTCAACCTCTACGACAACTTCACCGTCTACAACCAGCGG GTGAACGGCAAACACACGCTGGGGGAGAACATCGCTGACATGGGGGGGCTCAAGCTCGCCTACTAT GCCTACCAGAAGTGGGTGCGGGAGCACGGCCCCGAGCACCCCCTGCACCACCTGAAGTACACCCACGACCAGCTCTTCTTCATCGCCTTCGCCCAG AACTGGTGCATCAAGCGGCGATCCCAGTCCATCTACCTGCAGGTGCTGACGGACAAGCACGCCCCGGAGCACTACAG GGTCCTGGGCAGCGTCTCGCAGTTCGAGGAGTTCGGCCGCGTTTTCCACTGCCCCAAGAACTCGCCCATGAACCCGGCGCACAAGTGCTCGGTGTGGTGA
- the LOC137860872 gene encoding intestinal-type alkaline phosphatase-like, which yields MGQPLSPGTCLLLLLLAPLAAAASDAEKTPGYWNEGARRRLEAALALQPAAQRAKNIILFVGDGMGLPTVSAARIYKGQLAGGSGEESVLAMETFPHVALAKTYTIDRQVPDSAGTGTAYLCGVKTNAKTLGLSGAAAYGKCRTAFGNEVDSVLHRARLAGKSVGIVTTTRVQHASPGAAYAHSVSRSWYGDADMPKEALRDGCKDIAHQLVHNTDINVILGGGRVYMAPRGTPDPEYPEDPAQNGTRRDGRDLVAEWLSTKQGARYVWDKKGLDAVDEDSVSHLMGLFEPKDMKFELNRNASTDPSIVEMTDKAIRILRRNPNGFFLFVEGGRIDHGHHSGRAKQALMEAVMLDRAVARAGELTVPSETLTVVTADHSHVFSFGGNTLRGSSIFGLAPKKAKDKRAYTSILYGNGPGYSIRDGGRPAASLPAVEDKDYRQQAAVPLDLETHSGEDVVVLAQGPMAHLFHGVQEQHYIAHAMAYAACLEPYAAEPRCRAPRRASRGTRGSPQTLFTLLALCVAAHMAGG from the exons ATGGGACAGCCGCTGTCCCCTGGgacctgcctcctcctcctcctcctcgccccaCTCGCTGCTGCGGCCTCAG ACGCCGAGAAGACCCCGGGCTACTGGAACGAAGGAgccaggaggaggctggaggcagctctggCTTTGCAGCCGGCTGCCCAGCGAGCCAAAAACATCATCCTCTTCGTGGGTGACG GCATGGGGCTGCCCACGGTGTCGGCAGCTCGGATCTACAAGGGGCAGCTGGCCGGCGGCTCGGGCGAGGAGAGCGTCTTGGCCATGGAGACCTTTCCCCACGTGGCCTTGGCCAAG ACCTACACCATCGACCGGCAGGTGCCCGACAGCGCCGGCACGGGCACTGCCTACCTCTGCGGGGTGAAGACCAACGCTAAGACGCTGGGGCTGAGCGGGGCGGCCGCCTACGGCAAATGCCGCACGGCTTTTGGCAACGAGGTGGACTCCGTCCTGCACCGGGCCAGGCTGGCGG GCAAGTCCGTGGGCATCGTGACAACCACGCGGGTGCAGCACGCGTCCCCCGGGGCAGCCTACGCGCACTCGGTCAGCCGGAGCTGGTACGGCGACGCCGACATGCCCAAGGAGGCGTTGCGGGATGGCTGCAAGGACATCGCCCACCAGCTGGTGCACAACACGGACATCAAC GTGATCCTGGGCGGTGGGCGGGTGTATATGGCACCCAGAGGGACCCCAGACCCCGAATACCCGGAGGACCCGGCTCAGAACGGCACCAGGAGGGACGGGCGCGACTTGGTGGCCGAGTGGCTCAGCACCAAGCAG GGCGCCCGCTACGTCTGGGACAAGAAGGGCCTGGATGCGGTCGATGAGGACTCCGTGAGCCACCTCATGG gcCTCTTCGAGCCCAAGGACATGAAGTTCGAGCTGAACCGCAACGCCTCCACGGACCCCTCCATCGTGGAGATGACCGACAAAGCCATCCGCATCCTGCGCAGGAACCCCAATGGCTTCTTCCTCTTCGTGGAAG GCGGCAGGATCGACCACGGCCACCACAGCGGCCGGGCCAAGCAGGCGCTGATGGAGGCCGTCATGCTGGACCGGGCGGTGGCGCGGGCCGGGGAGCTGACGGTGCCCTCCGAAACCCTGACCGTGGTGACGGCCGATCACTCCCACGTCTTCAGCTTCGGGGGCAACACCCTGCGCGGCTCCTCCATCTTCg ggctggccCCCAAGAAGGCCAAGGACAAGCGAGCCTACACCAGCATCCTCTATGGGAATGGGCCAGGATACAGCATCCGTGACGGGGGCCGCCCAGCTGCCAGCCTCCCCGCTGTGG AGGACAAGGACTACAGGCAGCAGGCGGCCGTGCCCCTCGACTTGGAGACCCACAGCGGGGAGGACGTGGTGGTGCTGGCCCAGGGCCCCATGGCCCACCTCTTCCAcggggtgcaggagcagcactACATCGCCCACGCCATGGCCTACGCCGCCTGCCTCGAGCCCTACGCCGCCGAGCCCCGGTGCAGGGCACCCCGCAGGGCCTCCCGCGGCACCCGGGGCTCCCCCCAAACCCTGTTCACCCTCCTGGCCCTCTGCGTGGCCGCCCACATGGCGGGGGGCTGA
- the LOC137860873 gene encoding intestinal-type alkaline phosphatase-like has translation MRLLAPLVLCLGLWAGLDAAGIPVEEENPSFWNKQAAAAIEASFKIQPRTNEAKNLIIFLGDGFGVPSITAARILNGQLQGKSGPETPLFLDSFPYTALSKTYSVDRQVPDSAATATAYLCGVKGNYKTIGVSAAARYGQCNTTKGNEVISVLERARKAGKSVGVVTTTRVQHASPSGTYAHVVDRNWYADASMPQEAIDQGCKDIAWQLVHNVDIHVILGGGRKYMTPAGTPDPEYPTAESENGMRNDTVNLIDTWLKSRQGARYVWNRTELMKAVGDPNVKYLMGLFEPMDMKYEPLRNKTLDPSLSEMTEAAITILSRNPKGFYLFVEGGRIDHGHHEGMAKRALMEAVEFDHAISKASSLTNEADTLTVVTADHSHVFSFGGYLLRGTSIFGLAPLKATDSKSYTSILYGNGPGYVGGNRTELNDTIIESFDYKQQSAVPLSSESHGGEDVAIMAKGPMAHLFRGVQEQTYIAHVMAYAACLEPYTDCRQRNAAPPAHATPLAMLLPALFLPLFY, from the exons ATGCGGCTCCTGGCCCCCCTTGTCCTCTGCCTGGGGCTCTGGGCAGGGCTCGACGCTGCCGGCATCCCAG TCGAGGAGGAGAACCCATCCTTCTGGAACAAGCAGGCAGCCGCGGCCATCGAGGCCAGCTTCAAGATCCAGCCCAGGACAAACGAAGCCAAAAACCTCATCATCTTCCTCGGGGATG GTTTCGGGGTCCCCAGCATCACAGCCGCCCGGATCCTAAACGGGCAGTTGCAGGGGAAGTCGGGTCCTGAGACCCCCCTTTTCCTGGATTCTTTCCCCTACACGGCTCTCTCCAAG ACGTACAGCGTGGACCGGCAGGTCCCCGACAGCGCAGCCACGGCCACAGCCTACCTGTGCGGGGTGAAGGGCAACTACAAGACGATAGGGGTGAGCGCCGCTGCCCGCTACGGCCAGTGCAACACCACGAAGGGCAACGAGGTGATCTCGGTGCTGGAGCGAGCCCGCAAAGCTG GGAAGTCGGTGGGCGTCGTGACGACCACGCGGGTGCAGCACGCGTCGCCCTCGGGGACCTACGCACACGTGGTGGACCGCAACTGGTACGCGGACGCCAGCATGCCCCAGGAGGCCATCGATCAGGGCTGCAAGGACATCGCCTGGCAGCTGGTGCACAACGTGGACATCCAT GTGATCCTGGGGGGCGGTCGGAAATACATGACCCCCGCGGGGACGCCAGACCCTGAGTATCCCACTGCAGAAAGTGAAAATGGGATGCGCAATGACACGGTGAACCTCATCGACACGTGGCTGAAATCACGGCAG GGCGCCCGCTACGTCTGGAACAGGACGGAGCTGATGAAGGCTGTTGGGGACCCCAACGTGAAGTATTTGATGG GTCTCTTCGAGCCCATGGACATGAAGTACGAGCCGCTGCGCAACAAGACCCTGGACCCATCGCTCAGCGAGATGACGGAGGCGGCGATCACCATCCTGAGCAGGAACCCCAAGGGCTTCTACCTCTTCGTGGAAG GCGGCAGGATCGACCACGGGCACCACGAAGGCATGGCCAAGAGGGCGTTGATGGAAGCGGTGGAGTTTGACCACGCCATCAGCAAGGCGAGCAGCCTGACGAACGAGGCAGACACCCTCACCGTGGTCACCGCCGACCACTCGCACGTCTTCTCCTTCGGTGGCTACCTCCTGCGTGGCACCTCCATCTTCG gcCTGGCCCCCCTAAAAGCCACGGACTCGAAGAGCTACACGTCCATCCTCTATGGGAACGGGCCGGGCTACGTGGGTGGCAACAGGACTGAACTGAATGACACCATCATCG AGAGTTTCGACTACAAGCAGCAGTCCGCTGTGCCCCTCTCCTCGGAGTCCCACGGGGGCGAGGACGTGGCCATCATGGCCAAGGGCCCCATGGCCCACCTCTTCCGCGGGGTGCAGGAGCAGACCTACATCGCCCACGTCATGGCCTACGCCGCCTGCCTCGAGCCCTACACCGACTGCCGCCAGCGCAACGCCGCGCCCCCAGCCCACGCCACCCCCCTGGCCATGCTCCTTCCCGCCCTGTTCCTGCCCCTCTTCTACTGA
- the SLC12A9 gene encoding solute carrier family 12 member 9 gives MASSERSALLTYRLCGGSAEEERGRERGRAAATTAAASSSSSSFSSSAAAPRKLPTFLGVVVPTLLSMFSVVLFLRLGFVVGHAGLYQALAMFAVAYFIIGMTVLSVCAIATNGALDAGGAYYMISRALGPEFGGSIGIMFFLANVCGSALYILGLVEAVVDSFGIPPGQKSGTGVHVLPQSYWYELLYGTILLALCLVVCLVGASIYAKATFLIFLIVTAVLGTILVSFFATRPLGVPIRMPHHNSSETESGNFTGFSLATLRENLGGGYGVDYTTGQMMSFSSVFAVMFNGCTGIMAGSNMSGDLKRPSYSIPRGTISAVLFTYLVYNLLAFLMCATCSRTLLQKDYGFLRDISIFPPLVTVGIYAATLSAAMSNLIGASRILYALARDDLFGRALALAKKTSASGNPIMAVILSWLVVQLVLFSGKLNTIAGVVTTFFLLVYATVNLACLALEWASAPNFRPTFRYFSWHTCLLGIAGCCVMMFLISPVSASASLGFLLLLLLALHYLSPSSTWGYISQALIFHQVRKYLLMLDVRKDHVKFWRPQMLLMVQNPRSSPRLIDFVNDLKKSGLYVLGHVELQDLDALPSDPLQPQQDSWLGLVDKLNVKAFVSLTLAPSVRHGVRQLLFTSGLGGMRPNTLVLGFYDDAAPQDGLARHPAFTSAREELPLGFPPLRAPAAPKLLSPREYVGIVADALKMLRNVLLARQLESLDKAWELRRAASPPPTIHVWPVNLLRPDSARYADTCSLFLLQMACVLNMARAWRRARLRLFLCVEAGAMPGAQEDKLRQLLKDLRIQAQIQLVPWDAVVGLHWQAQRQRGTPGTPAEDEDEEEGAAVNFPANASRVSDEYVRAANKLVLEQGPAPAVRFLYLPRPPADTSLYPLYLRQLELLTRGLGPTVLVHGVSAVTSTQL, from the exons atGGCGAGCTCGGAGCGCAGCGCGCTGCTCACCTACCGCCTGTGCGGCGGCTCGGCCGaggaggagcggggccgggagcgcgGCCGGgccgccgccaccaccgccgccgcctcctcctcttcctcgtccttctcttcctccgccgccgccccccgcaaGCTGCCCACCTTCCTGGGCGTCGTGGTGCCCACGCTGCTCTCCATGTTCAGCGTCGTCCTCTTCCTGCGCCTCG GGTTCGTGGTGGGCCACGCCGGCTTGTACCAAGCTCTGGCCATGTTCGCCGTGGCGTACTTCATCATCGGCATGACGGTGCTGTCCGTCTGTGCCATCGCCACCAACGGGGCGCTGGATGCCGGGGGAGCCTACT ATATGATCAGCCGTGCCCTGGGCCCGGAGTTCGGGGGAAGCATCGGGATCATGTTTTTCCTGGCCAACGTGTGTGGCAGTGCCCTTTACATACTGGGGCtggtggaggcggtggtggacAGCTTCGGGATCCCACCTG GGCAAAAATCGGGTACGGGCGTCCACGTCCTGCCCCAGAGCTACTGGTACGAGCTGCTCTACGGCACCATCCTGCTGGCCCTCTGCCTCGTCGTGTGCCTCGTGGGGGCCTCCATCTACGCCAAGGCCaccttcctcatcttcctcatcGTCACGGCCGTGCTGGGCACCATCCTTGTCAGCTTCTTCGCCACGCGGCCCCTCGGGGTGCCCATCCGCATGCCGCACCACAACAGCTCCGAGACCGAGAGTGGCAACTTCACGGGCTTCTCCCTCGCCACCCTACGGGAAAACCTGGGAG GCGGGTACGGGGTGGACTACACCACGGGGCAGATGATGAGCTTCAGCTCCGTCTTCGCCGTGATGTTCAACGGCTGCACCGGCATCATGGCAGGCTCCAACATGTCAG GGGATCTGAAGCGCCCGAGCTACTCCATCCCTCGGGGCACCATCTCCGCTGTGCTCTTCACCTACCTCGTCTACAACCTGCTGGCTTTCCTCATGTGTGCCACCTGCAGCAG GACCCTCCTGCAGAAGGATTATGGCTTTCTGCGTGACATCAGCATCTTCCCACCCCTGGTCACGGTGGGCATCTACGCTGCCACCCTCTCCGCGGCCATGAGCAACCTCATCGGGGCGTCCCGCATCCTCTACGCCTTGGCCCGGGACGATCTCTTTG GCCGGGCGCTGGCGCTTGCCAAGAAGACATCTGCGAGCGGGAACCCCATCATGGCAGTGATCCTCTCCTGGCTGGTGGTGCAG CTGGTGCTCTTCTCCGGGAAGCTCAACACCATCGCGGGGGTCGTCACCACTTTCTTCCTGCTGGTTTACGCCACCGTCAACCTGGCCTGCCTGGCGCTGGAGTGGGCATCGGCCCCCAACTTCAG GCCCACCTTCCGCTACTTCAGCTGGCACACGTGCCTGCTGGGCATCGCCGGCTGCTGCGTCATGATGTTCCTCATCAGCCCCGTCTCGGCCTCGGCGAGCCTgggcttcctcctcctcctcctcctcgccctccACTACCTCTCGCCCAGCAGCACGTGGGGCTACATCAGCCAGGCCCTCATCTTCCACCAG GTGAGGAAGTACCTGCTGATGCTGGACGTGCGGAAGGACCACGTCAAGTTCTGGCGCCCGCAGATGCTGCTGATGGTGCAGAACCCACGCAGCAGCCCCCGCCTCATCGACTTCGTCAACGACCTCAAGAAGAGCGGCCTCTACGTCCTGGGCCACGTGGAGCTGCAGGATTTGG ACGCTCTGCCCTCGGAcccgctgcagccccagcaggactCGTGGCTGGGCTTGGTGGACAAACTGAACGTCAAGGCCTTCGTCAGCCTCACCCTCGCGCCCTCGGTGCGGCACGGCGTCCGGCAGCTCCTCTTCACCTCTGGCCTTG GCGGCATGCGCCCCAACACCCTGGTGCTGGGCTTCTACGACGACGCAGCGCCTCAGGACGGCCTGGCCCGGCACCCCGCCTTCACCAGCGCCCGCGAGGAGCTGCCCTTGGGCTTCCCCCCGCTTCGGGCGCCCGCCGCCCCCAAACTGCTGTCACCACGGGAGTACGTGGGCATCGTGGCCGACGCCTTGAAGATGCTGCGCAACGTCCTGCTGGCCCGGCAGCTGGAGAGCCTGGACAAGGCCTGGGAGCTGCGGCGAGCCGCCAGCCCCCCGCCCACCATCCACGTCTGGCCCGTCAACTTGCTGCGGCCCGACAGCGCCCGCTACGCCGACACCTGCAGCCTCTTCCTGCTGCAGATGGCCTGCGTGCTCAACATGGCCCGGGCCTGGCGTCGGGCCCGCCTCCGCCTCTTCCTCTGTGTGGAGGCCGGAGCCATGCCCGGCGCCCAGGAGGACAAGCTCCGCCAGCTCCTCAAGGACCTGCGCATCCAGGCCCAGATCCAGCTGGTGCCTTGGGACGCCGTCGTCGGCCTGCACTGGCAGGCTCAACGTCAACGGGGGACCCCAGGGACGCCGgctgaggatgaggatgaggaggaaggggcGGCTGTGAACTTCCCCGCCAACGCCAGCCGGGTGTCGGATGAGTACGTCCGTGCTGCCAACaagctggtgctggagcagggcccGGCGCCCGCCGTCCGTTTCCTCTACCTGCCGCGGCCGCCGGCCGACACCAGCCTGTACCCGCTCTACCTgaggcagctggagctgctcacCCGCGGCCTGGGCCCCACGGTGCTGGTGCACGGGGTGAGCGCCGTCACCAGCACCCAGCTTTAG